Part of the Nicotiana sylvestris chromosome 2, ASM39365v2, whole genome shotgun sequence genome, TGAAAACAGGCGTGCATCCCTGTTGGAAATTAAAATGTCCTCCAAAAAAGCACTGGCAAGCTGCTTTGGTTTTGAAAACTGCCAGCATCCATGTGTGCCTCGTGTTTCCTTCCATAGGCAAGCTCCAAAACGCATGCTTGTAAAAAAGATTTAAAAATTGGATAATAGCACTTCGAAGCTGAAGCGTGCATTGTATGAAAATACCCATGATGCATCGTGTAATGTATTAAACAGTGAAGCCCACGATGCATTGTACTGTTTTTGCCTATTTTTAAATCTCTTCCATTAGAATGAATGCATGGCATTAATACCACCAATTGAAAGTTCAATAAAAATATGCATAGAGTGCCGTGACATTTGCATATGTACTCTGCATTTTCCAATGAGACCACTTCATTGTTTGGTATTTTAACCCATGCTTCACATGTTTTTGCTCCTTTTGATACATGAGtttgtttttccaaaaaataaccAGCATCATGCTAATGTCTTGATGTCCCTTCCATGTGCTGCAAACTTTTCCATTGCATTTCCAAAAGAATGAACTACATGTGTGCGTTGTATTCTAGAGAAAAGTGCTATTCATAAACATGCATACACACTGCCAGCAGCTCGAATTATGTGTGCTCGCACAACACCCAAAGCTACTAATCCATGCGTGCATGCCTACACTTTCCAGCTTTGTTCTTGTAAATTGTAGCCACGCTTGTAGGTAGCGTGAACAATTCATTGTCCATCTTTTGTTTCACTGCCAACGAGCAATTGTCGAATCCCCATGCACATGCCTTCTTTCCCATGTGTATGCCAGCGTGTAAATCCTTTTGAAAACAGGCGTGCATCCCTGTTGGAAATTAAACTGTCCTCCCAACTGTTGTAGCTCGTCGACCGTGTAATCTCCATGACCCAAACATCTTGAAACATTCATTCATATAGTAATGCTAGAAGCTTGCGTATTTTGCTTCTAACGATGACTCCTCGGTCCCATGCATTCGTTCCAGGCGCGCCTGCCTTTGTCGTTCCTTTTGTCTTGATGGAAAACAAGACATTCCCAAGTCATTGCCCATATATGCGTTTTAATTCTTGGATTTCTGACAGCATAGGATAATATACTCGTAATGGCACCTGCACGAGAGAAAAGATAGTTAGAAATACCAACCATTATATCCTCCTCCCTTAGGATTTGAATATATTGGTCGATTAAGTTGACATGGCTCCTGCTCTTCATTTTCTCTTTGCTTCTTATCTCCTGTCCACCTTCACCCTTAGACTTGGACATTGCAGCTTATCTTCATTAACTAACCTCCTTCCCTGTGCATCTAGATGCCAGAATTGTTGGCATTCTATTTCTCCATGATCTAAAGCATAATTAGCCAAGTGATCTACCAGCTTGTTTCCCTCCCTATGAATATGAGTAACTGTATAATTGCCCCCATTCATTAGTTGCATCATTTCCTCTACCTGCTCAGAtatgatccatggtggtttccagATCCCAACCATTATCTTTTTTTAATAACATTGAGTCAGTTTGAAGCCATACATGAGAGTATTGATGAAATCTGCAGAACCTTAGTGCTTCTACCATGGCCTTTGCTTCAGCTACTGTGTTTGTTGTCTCCTCAATCTCCTTCCCTACTGACTTGACTATGTCACCATTTTCATTTCTTATACAAAAACCTATTGAGCTCCTGCCTGGATTTCCCCTCGATGCACCATCCGTATTAAATTTTAGCCATCCTGCACTTGGAAATTCCCACATGACTTTGGTAACCTTAAGTTTAGGAGTGAAATTTTCCATCATAGCTAATAGATCTTGCCATTTGTGAGGTACCATGTCCATCCCAGGCTTTCTCACTTTCACCAATGCCTAGAGATTTGATGAAACTTGATAAATCACCCTGCTAGTTGTCACAACATCACCATACTTCatactatttcttcttttccagAGTTCCCAGACTACACATGAGGGGAGTGCTTGCATTACTGGTTTGAGCCTTAAGCACACATTTGCAGTCCAACATTTTGTGATTGCTTGGTGCAATGTTAATCCCTCCACAGATATTCCTGCCCTCGTTAGAAAATAATTCCAAGTTGTCCTTGCAGTTTCTGATCTAAAAAACAAGTGCTGAAGAGATTCCTCGTCAGGCTGTACACAACACCAACATTTTGATGGCATTTAGTAGCCTACCCTTTTCAAGAAATCATCTAAAGGTAGCTTTGCTTTCCACACTTTCCACATGaaaaatgctattttaaaaggcagTCCCTTTACCCAAATCATCCTATAAGCTGTTCTTGGTTCGTCTCTTCTTCTCGTATAATCCCATGCTGACTTAACACTGAAATATCCTCTTGTTTCCAGCATCCAACAAGGCATGTCAAGAACCTGCTGAGGTGAAGGTGGTTTGATTTTCTCTAGACTATGTACTGCTAAGTCTTCAGGAAGCATTTCAAATATCCTGTCCACATCCCACTCACCATCTAAGGTAACATCATGTACATTATGTATAGTTTCATCAATGCCAAAGTTCTGAGGAACTAAAAAATATAGTGCCCCAAGACCTGTCCAGTTTTCaaaccaaaatagtgaggaaCCCCTTTTTGTTTGCCAAAAGATTTGATGTTCAATCAGATCTCTGCATTCCAACATTTTTCTCCAAATGTGAGACCCCCTTTTCCATGGAACAATTACAGAATTCAATTTTTTACAGTATTTCTGACATACGAAAGCTCTCCATAGGCTTGGTTTTGTTCTGAAATTCCCCCACAACTTGCTGAATAATGCCTTTGCTACATCATGCAGTGACCTGAAACCTATTCCTCCTTCCTCAACTGGCATGCATAAGGTATTCCATGAAGCCCAATGCCTACTAGTTCCTCCTACAGAGCTGCTCCAGAAAAACTGAGCAAACAATTTGTGCAACCTATTTATCACATAATTTGGAGGGTTTACAAGTGATAATAGATGCATAGACATGCTTTGCAGTACATGGGATATGAGAACTGCCCTGCCCCTACTTATAATAACTTACCCTACCATGATTGCAGTTTGTCCATTACCTTAGTAATTAGGGGCTGATAGTATTCCAGTTTTCTCCTTGCATAAAATATAGGACAACCTAGATATATGATAGGAAAATCATTCCTATGAATGCCTGTGATCCTTTCCACCTTGCTGACCACTTCCATGTCTGTTAAATGATGCAGGTACACAACTGATTTGGTCTTGTTAACAAGCTGCCCAGATGCAGCTTCATATGCATTCAACacttgcataatcagcatcagagaTGTTTCATCTGAGGATGAGAAAATAATCATGTCATCTGCATACACCAAATGATTGATCTTTGGACTCCACTTTGGCATCCCAAATCCACAAAAATACAGGTTAGTATGTAGTGCATTGAGATGCTTCTGCTGCCAAGATAAACAAAGTTGGAGATACAGGATCACCTTGTTTTACTCCCCTTGAGGACTTAAAGAACCGATGAGCTTGACCATTGATTAGAATAGAATACCAATTGTTTGAAACTAATCCAAAGATAATCCCTATCAACCTTTATGTGAATCCCATCTTTCTCAGTACCTTGGTTAGGAATAGCCAAGATAATCTATCATAAGCTTTGGTCATATCTAGCTTCAGGATGACATTAGGTCCAGCCTTAGTTCTAAGCCTAATGTCAGTCACTATCTTCTGAGTTAGAAGGATGTTTTCTACAATATTCCTGCCCTTAACAAAACCTGACTGTTCCTCCGATATCAGACTTGGGAGAAATTTCACTAGCCTTTCATGTACCACCCTCGATATAACCTTATTTGAAAAGTTACTGAGGCTTATTGGTCTTAAATCAGAAAAAgtggtaacttcttttttctttggtagcAGAACTAGGTTGGTGTGTGTTACACACTTGGGTAGCTCATGACCATTGAAAAAATCCCTCACCATGTCGTACAGGTCATCCCCTATTATGTCCCAACAAGAATGATAGAATTTGCCTGTCATACCATCTGGCCCCCCAGCACTATCACCATTAAGTTCGAGTACTTCCACTTTAACCTCCTCTTTTGTTGGCTGCTTAATCAATTCTGCATTCTGCTCAGTGTTAATCAGAATAGGAACATGCTCTACGATATCAAATAATGAAGGAGTAGCTCCTTTTGTGAACTGTTCCTCGTAGAATTTAATAGCCTCTTCTgcaatttcttgttcttcttcaatcCAGGTTCCTCCACTATTTTGAATTCTGTTAAGCTGAAGTCTTTTCCTCCTACCTCTCACTTGTGCGTGGAACAACTTAGTGTTCCTATCCCCTTCCTTGAACCAAGTCATGCCTGCCTTTTGTTGCCAATATTTCTTCTCTAGTGCAAGACAATTGATCAATTCTGCTTGAACCTTTTGTAGCCTTTCCCTGTTCATCCCTGTAGGATTTGCTTCAAATTCTGCTTCATGAACCATCACTACCTCCTCCATGCTTGCtattttttggaaaatatctCCAAATGTAGCCGTACTCCACAATGAAAGggccttctttaatttttttaacttgtgatTAAAAAGAATATAAGGATTTGCACTGAAATCAGCTGTCCAATTCTCTTTCACCACATCTTTAAAAGTTTCATGTTCCACCCAAAAATTCAAGAACTTAAAAGGATTTTTTATTGGTGGAGTGTCAATATCACACTTCAGATACATTGGACTATGATCGGAACCAGTCTTTGACAAATGTTGCACCTCTATTCCTGGAAATGTTTGTTGGAACTGAAGATTGACCAAGCATCTGTCTAGCTTTTTGAATATACAATCTTCCTCTGCTCTACCATTCCACCATGTATATATGCTACCTTTAAATCCAAGGTCGAAGAGATTGCAAGTGTTGACGCAGTGtcgaaaatcatcaatttcattcaATGACATAGGTAACCCACCAAACTTCTCTTCTTCGTCCCATATTACATTGAAAACTCCTCCTACAAGCCATGGTGCATCCATATCCCTTGCCATTGCATATAATGAATCCCATAATTCTATCCTCTCAATTGCATCACATTTAGCATATATCAATGTTAGGACAAACTCCACATGCGATTCAGTATGAAACAATCGTAGTGCTAATTGTTGCACCATATTGTACATAACAGTTACTTCAAATACCTCATCTATGAAAGCCCGGATCTTGTTGGAAACATTTGAAATTGCTTGTGCAAGTCCTACCTTGCTTCTGTACCTTTCCAGTTTTTTTGCTTGTTGCTTTGGCTCCATTAATCCTACAAATTCATAGTGATTTTGCCTGTGCATTTTTGTCAACCTTTCAAAGGCTtgttgtgtgttgactgaccttATATTCCAAATGAGAGCATTCATCACTGATTGTTTGATTTAGTTAGCGTTCTCCTTGTGTGCACCCCAGGTTTTAGGGCtgcaaaattatctttttgttgcttcttcttaccttttgctgctgattttgcTTTTTCCACTTGCGTAGGTGATAAGTCACCTTGCCGTGTAGCATTCATAAGGTGTTGGGTAGTTGATTCGTGATCCATGTCGTATCCTGATCTACCtggttcttctccttcttcattgTCTTCCTTCCCTCCTGATGTAGCTCCAAATGTATTCTTTTTAGGGACCAAGGCCTTCTCTTCTCCTAGTTTTAACAGCTACAACTGCTTTTTCTCCAATGTAACAGTAACATTTActatttctattttttgttttggctGTTTCTCCTTCTCTGTTGTGTTGTGTCCTTGTGGGTCTTCTTGTGATTTCTGAAGTTTATCATCTTCTGTTACTCTAGGATCACTTACCTCTGGGCCTCTTCCTTCATAGTTTCTAATTTCTGTGACTTCTGCTATCTGATAATTATTGTTGTGATCAACAATTTCTGATCCTCCCATTATTAAAAAATTACCAGTTGTATTGTTATCATTGGCATGGAGCTCTCTATTTACACTTTGCTCATTTAcactttgctcatcttcttttttgtccttctcatttgGTTCTTCATCAGCTTTTGCTCCTAGTGGTACTTCGTTCTCCTCTGAATCGTATTCCCTTTGTGCATCCCATAGCCTGCCTCCATAGCCTTGcactctttctttaaatgtagaCGATTTTGACCCTTCTGCTTGAGAATTTGGAGTTTTATTAAGTTCCTTGTTCACTAATGTATCTTGTAATAGGATTTCCTGGCATGATGTATTGATCTTCACTATTCCATCTCCTGTTTTATCCTTGAAACTTCTTTCTACCCATTGTAGAGTATCGTTTTTTGCTTTTGATGCCTCCTTTCCATTGACTAGACCATTAGTCAAACCAATCTCCGATGAGTTAAGATGAAAAGCTTGTCCTGCTGGATTTAGCTTTCCCTCATTATTGACCATATgctttggtttttgttttgtagaTGCTTGGTTATGAACTGTTGGATTGTTTGTTGCTGCATTAGCTGCCACCATTGCCAATTGATTAACAGGttcttcctcttcatccatcCCTTGTAATATTGCAAACTTGTTAGCTACTTGAACATGATCATTATCTTCATTGTCTACTGCCACCAATTCCTTACCACTGTTGCTTTGTGCTTCTGTTTGTCTATCTACAGTGCTTGAACCCTCCTTGTTCTTATTGTTTTCAAACTGCTTAGCTGGTGCCATCTCCATTCCATTATTATTGAGACTAGTATTTTGAATTACTACATTTCTAACTCTATTTTCCTTCACTTCCTTCCATTGCTCTTTTGCTGTAACATTCACATTACCCACGACCTTTCCACTAGATAAAATCATTATAGGTTGTGAGTTCCCTATGTCCTACTTCTTAGCTATATCTGCTTGGTTAGTATTCTCCTTCTCCACATATAGTTCAGGGTGTATCCTCCAACATTCAAATTGATCATGCCCTTGAAGTTTACAATGTCTGCAATATTTAGGCAGCATGTCATATTGAATTCTCACCCATTCAGTTCTTGTTGTTCCATTAGCTTCATTGAATATGTCCATCCTCACCTTTTTAGGCAAATCTGCAAGTAGATCAACTAGTACCTTCACCCTAGCACAACTAGGTCTAGTTTTATTAATTGTTGCCATGTCTAGATGCATAGGTTTAGCTACTGCTGTAGCTAGAGAAAATAGACATTCCTTCACAAAAAAGGTTGGCAATAGACCTGGGAATTAAATCCAAGCCATTGCCTTGGGTGTTTCTTCATCTGCTCTAAACTTTGAGTCGTAAATCAATGGCCTAAGCTGATATTGATAGACATCCCTGTCCTTTATGTAATgagtttttgatgagaaatgaaGATAGTCCTGCCTTAACGTCATTCTAATCAAAATGTGCCTATCCCTTAGAAATCCAATGTTACACTCACCTTTAATTCCGCATTGAATTGGTATTAACTTACGCAGTTGTTGAATTTCTGGGCTGCCATAAGAACATTTACCAACTATTGCATATTGTAATCCTTCGATGATATCCATCCTTTCTACTTCTGCTTCTGTGAACTGAATAACATGCTCTCTATTCAATATTGTAGGTGGACGAATGGGAATTGGCTCAACTTCCTGTTGCTCATGCATTGCAGCATTTACAGTGCAAGGTTTCAGAATTTTGGAGTAATCCATCGGTTGTTTGTTGTTATTGGTGTTCCCTGATGTTTGTGCAATGTTTGGAGGAGGTTGGGTAGGCAGCGCAACCACTAAAGGTGGCTGGCCACCTGCCTGTGTGTTCATTACAGTTGTAATTCTTTAGCACTTTAATTACATGACAAAGGTGCAGCAGCTTAGCAAGAAAACGATGCTACTGTAATTCGAATTAGCTTCACGTTACTTACTGCTTATGGCTGTGAATCCAATTTCACAGTCCAAATTGTAAAAAATAGTAATTTCGATTTAAAATGAAGCTTAGAATTCAAACCAATCATAGCAGAGAAGAGAACACTTTCACGTTATCAAAACAAGCCGTTGTGCTGAAAAGTAGTGCTGGAATTAGCTGAATCGCTGAAATTGAATGAAGAACACTGTCTGCTACAATATCTCGTGAAAATGAAATTAAGAGCTACAAAAATTGACTATAGATCTAAAGTTGAAACCAATTGGGTATTATTCGTAAGGAAATTATGTATCTTTTGACACCAAATTTGGTTAGTTCCACCACTGGATGCCGGAGTTATGACCAGAAAATGATGAtgaaattactattcctt contains:
- the LOC138885663 gene encoding uncharacterized protein, which translates into the protein MDHESTTQHLMNATRQGDLSPTQVEKAKSAAKGLMEPKQQAKKLERYRSKVGLAQAISNVSNKIRAFIDEVFEVTVMYNMVQQLALRLFHTESHVEFVLTLIYAKCDAIERIELWDSLYAMARDMDAPWLVGGVFNVIWDEEEKFGGLPMSLNEIDDFRHCVNTCNLFDLGFKGSIYTWWNGRAEEDCIFKKLDRCLVNLQFQQTFPGIEVQHLSKTGSDHSPMYLKCDIDTPPIKNPFKFLNFWVEHETFKDVVKENWTADFSANPYILFNHKLKKLKKALSLWSTATFGDIFQKIASMEEVVMVHEAEFEANPTGMNRERLQKVQAELINCLALEKKYWQQKAGMTWFKEGDRNTKLFHAQVRGRRKRLQLNRIQNSGGTWIEEEQEIAEEAIKFYEEQFTKGATPSLFDIVEHVPILINTEQNAELIKQPTKEEVKVEVLELNGDSAGGPDGMTGKFYHSCWDIIGDDLYDMVRDFFNGHELPKCVTHTNLVLLPKKKEVTTFSDLRPISLSNFSNKVISRVVHERLVKFLPSLISEEQSGFVKGRNIVENILLTQKIVTDIRLRTKAGPNVILKLDMTKAYDRLSWLFLTKQKHLNALHTNLYFCGFGMPKWSPKINHLVYADDMIIFSSSDETSLMLIMQVLNAYEAASGQLVNKTKSVVYLHHLTDMEVVSKVERITGIHRNDFPIIYLGCPIFYARRKLEYYQPLITKVMDKLQSWLHKLFAQFFWSSSVGGTSRHWASWNTLCMPVEEGGIGFRSLHDVAKALFSKLWGNFRTKPSLWRAFVCQKYCKKLNSVIVPWKRGSHIWRKMLECRDLIEHQIFWQTKRGSSLFWFENWTGLGALYFLVPQNFGIDETIHNVHDVTLDGEWDVDRIFEMLPEDLAVHSLEKIKPPSPQQVLDMPCWMLETRGYFSVKSAWDYTRRRDEPRTAYRMIWVKGLPFKIAFFMWKVWKAKLPLDDFLKRPDEESLQHLFFRSETARTTWNYFLTRAGISVEGLTLHQAITKCWTANVCLRLKPALVKVRKPGMDMVPHKWQDLLAMMENFTPKLKVTKVMWEFPSAGWLKFNTDGASRGNPGRSSIGFCIRNENGDIVKSVGKEIEETTNTVAEAKAMIMVGIWKPPWIISEQVEEMMQLMNGGNYTVTHIHREGNKLVDHLANYALDHGEIECQQFWHLDAQGRRCHYEYIILCCQKSKN
- the LOC138885664 gene encoding uncharacterized protein — protein: MILSSGKVVGNVNVTAKEQWKEVKENRVRNVVIQNTSLNNNGMEMAPAKQFENNKNKEGSSTVDRQTEAQSNSGKELVAVDNEDNDHVQVANKFAILQGMDEEEEPVNQLAMVAANAATNNPTVHNQASTKQKPKHMVNNEGKLNPAGQAFHLNSSEIGLTNGLVNGKEASKAKNDTLQWVERSFKDKTGDGIVKINTSCQEILLQDTLVNKELNKTPNSQAEGSKSSTFKERVQGYGGRLWDAQREYDSEENEVPLGAKADEEPNEKDKKEDEQSVNEQSVNRELHANDNNTTGNFLIMGGSEIVDHNNNYQIAEVTEIRNYEGRGPEVSDPRVTEDDKLQKSQEDPQGHNTTEKEKQPKQKIEIVNVTVTLEKKQL